Proteins encoded by one window of Desulfovibrio ferrophilus:
- a CDS encoding ABC1 kinase family protein: MKDQIPKGKLRRSVIGGKTAVRVGGQVLGYMAKKPFLSKHAKQAARQRLDESSAQAVFACLSLLKGTALKVAQMLSMELELFPEAVCRELQKSYNQVPPMNRALASKAATNALGKAPGQVFEAFETEAFAAASLGQVHAAQGSNDRALAVKLQYPGINRTIEDDMQLIKRLLRPLPDFVLIGPVLNEIEARLMEEIDYEAEARNMTFFQERLDLTGVLVPEPWLPGCSGTILSATKLDGLPLNQWLETNPDVHEREVVAERLNDIFIKSFYELRCIHADPNPGNYIVGPDLSVGLVDFGCVKTFSVEFVENYRQLIRIVSTGQRDKYFSLLRRMKFIQEELDEDTEEAIFQCAYGFGGWLGRLYESERFDFGAVPGYIAEGREWSRTLLKYRRSFTPNPDFVFLDRTRYGLLRIFEQFKCSVRLRNPYECGDEQPSAKGLMTGGGQGNEK, from the coding sequence ATGAAAGACCAGATACCCAAGGGTAAGCTCAGGCGCAGCGTCATTGGTGGGAAAACCGCCGTGAGGGTTGGCGGTCAGGTCCTTGGCTACATGGCAAAGAAGCCATTTCTATCGAAGCACGCCAAGCAGGCTGCACGTCAAAGGCTTGATGAATCCAGTGCACAAGCCGTGTTTGCGTGTCTCAGCCTGCTCAAGGGAACGGCCCTCAAGGTCGCCCAGATGTTGAGCATGGAATTGGAGTTGTTTCCCGAGGCCGTATGCCGGGAATTGCAGAAATCATACAATCAGGTGCCGCCCATGAACCGGGCTCTGGCCAGCAAGGCAGCGACCAATGCCTTGGGCAAGGCTCCGGGGCAGGTGTTTGAAGCCTTCGAAACAGAGGCTTTTGCCGCTGCCAGCCTTGGTCAGGTCCACGCTGCGCAAGGATCCAACGATAGGGCGCTGGCCGTGAAGCTGCAGTATCCGGGGATCAATCGGACCATTGAAGACGACATGCAGCTGATCAAAAGGCTCCTGCGGCCATTGCCTGATTTTGTGCTGATAGGGCCGGTGCTGAACGAGATCGAGGCCCGGCTCATGGAGGAGATCGACTACGAAGCCGAGGCACGAAACATGACGTTTTTTCAGGAGCGCTTGGATCTGACTGGAGTCTTGGTCCCCGAACCCTGGTTGCCCGGTTGCTCCGGGACCATTCTGAGTGCCACGAAGCTTGATGGACTCCCCCTGAACCAGTGGTTGGAGACGAACCCGGATGTTCATGAACGGGAGGTGGTTGCTGAGCGGCTTAACGATATTTTCATTAAGAGCTTTTACGAGTTGCGCTGCATTCATGCCGATCCGAATCCTGGCAACTACATCGTTGGGCCGGACTTGAGCGTCGGTCTTGTGGATTTCGGATGCGTCAAGACATTCTCTGTGGAGTTCGTGGAAAACTACCGGCAGCTGATCAGGATCGTGTCCACGGGGCAACGGGACAAATACTTCAGTCTGTTGCGAAGGATGAAATTCATCCAGGAAGAACTCGACGAGGACACGGAGGAGGCCATCTTTCAATGTGCCTATGGCTTTGGAGGCTGGCTGGGCAGGCTGTATGAGTCCGAACGGTTCGATTTCGGAGCGGTTCCGGGTTATATCGCAGAAGGCCGGGAATGGTCACGTACCCTGCTCAAGTACCGCAGGTCTTTCACGCCGAATCCGGATTTTGTTTTTCTGGACCGCACCCGCTACGGTTTGTTGCGTATTTTTGAGCAATTCAAATGTTCCGTCCGGCTACGTAATCCCTACGAGTGTGGGGATGAGCAGCCGTCTGCAAAGGGTCTGATGACAGGGGGAGGTCAGGGCAATGAGAAGTGA
- a CDS encoding TetR/AcrR family transcriptional regulator, whose amino-acid sequence MKISQEKKIENRQAIIQSAVELVIEKGLKAATMRGIARGAGCGDATIYNYFPTKEAILYAYYEDRFTAAVSDYEGIDGLAEYTLQERLQAFFEVFLDGCLADREFLQATFKDIFFSMPPNPKALRPVRECFFGIVNQAFEAAQGNGELEEQMFGDLLARFFWDYFLGIVAYWLRDDSEQFAATSSLIDKTMGLACAMIKAGVVSKVYDICTFLFRNHVLAHLETCKYGIDALENITKVLKEEFNERPDTQG is encoded by the coding sequence ATGAAGATCAGTCAGGAAAAAAAGATCGAAAATCGACAGGCGATTATCCAGTCTGCTGTGGAGCTTGTCATTGAGAAGGGGCTTAAGGCGGCGACCATGCGCGGTATCGCCCGCGGAGCGGGGTGTGGGGATGCCACAATCTACAACTACTTTCCCACGAAGGAAGCCATCCTGTATGCCTACTACGAGGACCGGTTCACTGCTGCGGTGTCGGATTATGAAGGCATCGACGGTCTGGCGGAGTACACGCTTCAGGAGCGCTTGCAGGCCTTCTTCGAGGTGTTTCTGGATGGCTGTCTGGCTGACCGGGAATTTCTTCAGGCAACATTCAAAGACATCTTCTTTTCCATGCCACCAAATCCCAAGGCGCTTCGGCCGGTTCGGGAGTGTTTTTTCGGGATCGTGAATCAGGCTTTTGAAGCGGCTCAAGGCAACGGAGAGCTTGAGGAACAGATGTTCGGGGATTTGCTGGCTCGGTTTTTCTGGGATTATTTTTTGGGGATCGTCGCCTATTGGCTCCGGGATGATTCGGAACAATTTGCGGCCACAAGTTCGCTCATTGATAAGACCATGGGGCTGGCCTGCGCCATGATCAAGGCTGGAGTTGTGAGCAAGGTCTACGACATTTGCACGTTCCTATTCAGAAACCATGTTCTCGCTCATCTTGAGACTTGCAAATATGGGATTGACGCTTTGGAGAACATCACCAAGGTCTTAAAGGAAGAGTTCAATGAAAGACCAGATACCCAAGGGTAA
- a CDS encoding sensor histidine kinase, with amino-acid sequence MNLLRNAAHAMIDRDSPTGPPRIIVWTRNENESTVVEIEDNGPGMDEDIRKRVFEPFFTTKPPGKGTGLGLSVSYFIITQNHGGEFNVESTLDQGTTFTIRLPQKS; translated from the coding sequence TTGAATCTGCTGCGTAACGCAGCCCATGCCATGATTGACCGTGATAGTCCCACTGGGCCGCCCCGCATCATCGTTTGGACCCGCAACGAAAACGAGTCTACGGTTGTCGAAATCGAAGACAATGGGCCCGGGATGGATGAGGACATTCGCAAGCGGGTCTTCGAGCCGTTTTTTACGACGAAGCCTCCGGGCAAGGGCACCGGGCTTGGGCTTTCAGTGTCCTATTTTATCATCACCCAGAATCATGGTGGCGAGTTCAATGTGGAGTCCACCCTCGATCAAGGGACGACGTTCACCATCCGGCTGCCACAAAAATCGTAA